In one Diabrotica virgifera virgifera chromosome 7, PGI_DIABVI_V3a genomic region, the following are encoded:
- the LOC114330831 gene encoding vinculin isoform X3 — protein MPVFHTKTIESILDPVAQQVSKLVILHEEAEDGIPMPDLQQPVRSVSNAVLNLVKVGRETINSSDDPILRQDMPSALVRVERSSKLLEEASDMLKHDPFSSPARKRLIEGSGGILQATSALLLCFDESEVRKIIKECHRVLDYLAVAEVIETLDELVQFLKDLSPCLSRVTREVSAREKELTHQVHSEILVRCLEQIKTLAPILICSMKIYIHIVSQAGKGAEEAAENRNYLSQRMTDEINEIIRVLQLTSYDEEQSDLDNLTVLKKLQNAITNKINAANDWLFDPNAVRGGVGEKSLRQIIDSAQKVADRCLPQDAHTINKICSDLTTMTDALCELRQDGKGTTPQAESLAKGIREKLGNLQQAVMNGIVAVDKTGMQQTAHTVQGRLEQARKWLSNPGHDDKGLGQRAINAIVDEGRQVADGLPGVQKSEILQLCDEVDRLSHQLADLCAQGLGNSPQAQEVARKLSQKLHELKEKINQAVVNRVVEDFIDIVTPLKQFTEAALAPEGTPGRDQNFSDKAANLQQFSNRAVKTAKMVAAGSSSGNKKLAEALQSAANQVESLTPQLISAGSIRMNYPTSKAADEHFENLRQQYADTLTKVRNLCDEATDSADFVKASEEQMKKHTFLCEEAIKNRQPQKMVDNTSAIARLANRVLLVAKQEADNSEDPNFINNLNRASDSLQNAVPPMVQDAKLVAVNPSDSHASSRWRDSNKALLNAVGEVRQAVQINPDLPPLPDFNSLNLETAPNRYFIDKEQAPPRPPLPYDGAPVRPPPPPETDDEDEVFKTAPLPSQPIMVAAHNLHREVRQWSAKDNDLIAAAQRMAKLMARLSELVHNDDKGSKRELIATAKAIADASADVTRIAKQLARECTDKRIRTNLLQVCERIPTIATQLKILSTVKATMLGSQGSDEDREATEMLEGNAQNLMQSVKETVRAAESASVKIHAQTHEKLRWVRKQPWYAYA, from the exons GTTGGTCGTGAAACAATTAACAGCTCTGATGATCCCATTCTACGCCAAGATATGCCTTCTGCTCTTGTCAGAGTCGAACGGTCCTCAAAATTATTGGAGGAAGCTAGTGATATGCTTAAACATGATCCATTTTCATCTCCTGCTAGGAAACGGTTGATAGAAGGTAGCGGTGGTATTTTACAG GCCACTTCAGCTCTTTTGTTATGTTTTGATGAGTCAGAAGTCAGAAAAATTATTAAGGAATGCCACAGGGTCCTGGATTATTTGGCTGTAGCTGAAGTTATTGAAACTTTAGACGAACTCGTCCAATTTCTAAAAGATTTGAGTCCTTGCCTGAGTAGAGTGACTAGAGAAGTTAGTGCTAGAGAAAAAGAGTTAACACATCAG GTGCATTCAGAAATTTTAGTAAGATGTTTGGAGCAAATAAAAACTTTGGCCCCAATTTTAATCTGTTCCATGAAAATTTATATCCACATTGTATCTCAAGCTGGAAAAGGAGCAGAGGAAGCAGCTGAGAATAGGAACTATCTGTCCCAAAGAATGACTGATGAGATTAATGAAATTATTAGAGTTTTGCAACTGACCAGCTATGATGAAGAACAGTCTGATTTGGACAATTTAACTGTCctaaaaaaattgcaaaacgCTATTACAAACAAAATTAATGCAGCTAATGATTGGTtgttt GATCCCAATGCAGTAAGAGGTGGTGTTGGCGAAAAATCCCTTAGACAAATTATTGATTCTGCCCAGAAAGTAGCAGACAG GTGCCTTCCTCAAGATGCTCATACAATCAATAAAATATGTTCTGATTTAACAACAATGACAGACGCCCTGTGCGAATTGAGACAAGATGGCAAAGGAACAACACCTCAAGCTGAATCTTTAGCCAAGGGAATTCGAGAAAAACTAGGTAATTTACAACAGGCGGTTATGAATGGAATTGTTGCAGTGGATAAAACGGGAATGCAACAGACAGCTCATACTGTCCAGGGAAG GTTAGAACAAGCTAGAAAGTGGTTGTCTAATCCAGGTCACGATGATAAAGGTCTTGGACAAAGAGCTATCAATGCAATTGTTGATGAAGGTCGACAG GTTGCCGACGGCCTACCAGGTGTTCAGAAATCAGAAATTTTACAGCTGTGTGATGAAGTTGATAGACTGTCTCATCAATTAGCCGACCTTTGCGCCCAAGGTTTGGGCAATTCTCCTCAAGCCCAAGAAGTGGCCAGGAAACTTTCCCAAAAATTACACGAGCTTAAGGAAAAAATTAATCAGGCCGTTGTGAATAGAGTAGTCGAAGATTTCATTGACATCGTTACTCCCTTGAAACAGTTCACCGAGGCAGCTCTAGCTCCTGAGGGAACCCCCGGTAGAGATCAGAACTTTTCTGACAAAGCTGCCAATTTGCAACAGTTTTCAAATAGGGCGGTGAAAACAGCTAAAATGGTGGCAGCAGGTAG TAGCTCAGGTAACAAAAAGCTAGCAGAGGCTCTTCAAAGTGCAGCTAATCAAGTCGAAAGTTTAACACCACAGTTAATTTCTGCGGGAAGTATTCGCATGAATTATCCTACATCAAAAGCCGCAGACGAGCATTTTGAGAATTTGAGACAACAATACGCAGATACTTTGACGAAAGTTCGTAATCTGTGCGATGAAGCCACGGACTCTGCAGATTTTGTGAAAGCATcag aGGAACAAATGAAAAAACACACTTTTCTATGCGAAGAGGCTATTAAAAACAGACAACCTCAGAAAATGGTTGATAATACTTCAGCTATTGCCAGATTAGCAAATAGAGTCCTGTTAGTCGCAAAACAAGAAGCCGACAATTCAGAAGACCCAAACTTCATCAACAATCTGAACAGAGCTTCGGACTCATTACAAAACg ccGTTCCTCCCATGGTTCAAGATGCTAAGTTAGTTGCTGTTAACCCAAGTGATTCCCATGCTTCGTCAAGATGGAGAGATTCAAATAAAGCA CTATTAAATGCCGTTGGTGAAGTTCGCCAAGCAGTCCAAATCAATCCAGATCTTCCACCTTTGCCTGATTTTAATTCATTAAACTTAG aaactGCTCCAAACCGTTACTTTATTGACAAAG AACAAGCACCACCACGTCCTCCTCTTCCATATGATGGAGCTCCAGTCAGGCCACCACCACCACCAGAAACAGATGATGAAGACGAAGTGTTTAAAACGGCACCGCTACCAAGCCAGCCTATTATG GTTGCAGCCCACAATTTACACAGAGAAGTTAGACAATGGTCCGCAAAAGACAACGATCTCATAGCTGCAGCACAACGAATGGCTAAACTTATGGCTCGATTATCTGAACTTGTCCATAACGATGATAAAG gtTCCAAGAGGGAGCTGATAGCCACGGCCAAAGCTATCGCCGATGCCAGCGCCGATGTAACACGCATCGCTAAACAACTTGCCAGAGAATGCACCGACAAGAGGATCAGAACTAACTTACTGCAAGTTTGCGAGCGAATACCTACGATCGCTACGCAGTTGAAGATTCTCAGCACAGTCAAAGCTACTATGTTGGGATCTCAAG gcTCTGATGAAGACCGAGAAGCTACTGAGATGCTAGAAGGAAACGCCCAGAATCTCATGCAAAGTGTTAAAGAAACCGTCCGAGCAGCAGAGAGCGCTAGCGTTAAAATACACGCCCAAACTCATGAGAAATTGAGGTGGGTGAGGAAACAACCATGGTACGCATATGCTTAA